A window of the Capsicum annuum cultivar UCD-10X-F1 unplaced genomic scaffold, UCD10Xv1.1 ctg2974, whole genome shotgun sequence genome harbors these coding sequences:
- the LOC107876974 gene encoding uncharacterized protein LOC107876974 has protein sequence MLQISGIPAGRMQKGAMLDKELDFARLTVHMQLVEEKKKKISEAREVERQAKRARLADQSHSQSQGIYYQAPVPRPPADRRSQSFQTNHGTRAQDTRSQGSVAQQHLTFPRCETYGRNHFGRCQLGSIVCYSCGQSGHFQRKYPSARKNVGGAKSQANSSEPPPPQKGTTSAAGNIRNWSYALTNRQEAEASPDVITGDSIVARRVYRGFVVTVGSQDKLADLIELDM, from the exons atgttgCAAATCAGTGGTATACCGGCTGggaggatgcaaaag ggggcaaTGTTGGATAAAGAGTTAGACTTTGCTAggctgaccgttcatatgcagttggtagaagagaaaaagaagaagatctcTGAAGCTAGGGAGGTGGAAAGACAAGCGAAAAGAGCCAGATTAGCCGACCAGAGTCACAGTCAGTCTCAGGGCa tctACTACCAGGCCCCAGTACCCCGACCACCAGCAGATAgacgatctcagagttttcagactaacCATGGAaccagagctcaggatactcggtcacagggtagtgtggctcagcagCATCTTACTTTTCCAAGGTGTGAGACTTATGGTAGAAATCATTTTGGAAGGTGTCAGTTGGGCTCGATAgtgtgttattcatgtggtcagtCGGGTCACTTTCAAAGGAAATATCCATCTGCTAGAAAGAATGTTGGTGGTGCAAAGTCTCAGGCAAATTCTTCGGAACCACCCCCGCCTCAGAAGGGCACCACATCAGCTGCCGGGAACATTCGCAACTGGtcatatgctttgaccaaccgccaggaggcggaagcttccCCAGATGTTATTaccg GGGATTCTATTGTTGCTAGGAGGGTGTACAGGGGTTTTGTTGTGACTGTTGGTAGCCAGGATAAGTTAgcagatctcatagagttagatatg